The Spirochaetota bacterium genome has a segment encoding these proteins:
- a CDS encoding carbohydrate-binding domain-containing protein, translated as MALLAALLGSSTPSSTTAEGTRTDTSNPDDVVSNITFDYNITIDLSAKTAQLGSDTAQDFTSVAVTPLTGVTISTASGVTITSTVTEKIKYVLTGTLSGTLIVNSSSAYQLYLNGASITATAGPAIDLESSQKVYIVTASGTSNTLADTKSRTLTMKGALFGNGPMIFSGEGTLSITHYYRHGILSNDYIRLCSGTINVSTGNTDTARNRIHTVNAFIADAGSLTITANGQKTDDESKGIKVEGSETTGTGKGYIVINAGTITITSYGKAITAGWDIDEDATTTDTSDDPNPYVEVNGGTITLTTTGVPYETSTASNSPEGIEGKSSVTINGGTLTINTTDDCLNAGDSLVINGGYIYARGSNNDSIDCNGNLTLAGGVLVAIGSAAPEGSFDYDDDDPSTSYTFRISGGTFVGIGGNTARPNSVSQNVVVLGSLTSGTTMAIMSGSTTAFAYTIPQSYATMILSSPKIVTGTSYTIYTGGTASGDDQFNGLYLGTLGYSGGTAGSTFTATSGITKLGGVYF; from the coding sequence ATGGCCCTGCTGGCCGCCCTGCTCGGTAGCTCAACTCCCTCAAGCACAACCGCCGAAGGAACGAGAACCGATACCTCCAATCCCGATGATGTGGTCAGTAATATCACCTTTGACTATAACATTACCATTGATCTTTCAGCAAAAACGGCGCAACTGGGATCTGACACGGCCCAGGACTTCACTTCCGTCGCAGTGACGCCCCTCACCGGTGTGACCATATCCACAGCAAGCGGCGTCACCATTACTTCCACCGTTACTGAAAAAATAAAATATGTCCTGACCGGCACATTAAGCGGAACCCTTATTGTCAATAGCAGCAGCGCATACCAGCTATACCTTAACGGGGCATCAATAACCGCCACCGCAGGCCCTGCTATTGACCTTGAATCGTCACAGAAAGTATACATCGTTACCGCATCAGGAACGTCGAACACACTGGCTGATACCAAGAGCCGCACCCTGACAATGAAAGGCGCTTTATTCGGAAACGGCCCCATGATCTTCAGTGGCGAGGGAACATTAAGCATTACCCATTATTACCGGCATGGTATACTAAGCAATGATTATATACGGCTGTGCAGCGGCACCATCAATGTTTCCACCGGTAATACCGATACAGCGCGGAACAGGATCCATACAGTTAACGCCTTCATCGCTGACGCCGGTTCACTGACCATTACCGCTAATGGTCAAAAAACAGACGACGAGAGCAAAGGCATCAAGGTCGAGGGCTCGGAAACCACCGGAACCGGTAAAGGTTACATCGTAATCAACGCCGGCACCATAACCATAACATCCTACGGCAAGGCAATCACTGCCGGCTGGGACATCGATGAAGACGCGACCACGACTGACACCTCCGACGATCCCAACCCCTATGTCGAAGTTAACGGGGGAACCATTACCCTCACCACAACGGGAGTGCCCTATGAGACATCGACCGCGAGCAACAGTCCCGAAGGGATCGAGGGAAAATCCAGCGTTACGATCAACGGCGGCACATTGACCATCAACACGACGGACGACTGCCTGAACGCCGGCGATTCCCTCGTCATCAACGGCGGCTATATCTACGCCAGGGGCTCCAACAATGACTCGATCGACTGCAACGGCAACCTGACACTGGCCGGCGGCGTTCTCGTGGCCATCGGCTCGGCCGCGCCGGAGGGCTCCTTCGACTACGACGATGATGATCCCTCGACATCGTACACGTTCAGGATCAGCGGCGGCACCTTCGTCGGCATCGGTGGAAACACCGCCCGGCCGAACTCCGTTTCACAGAACGTGGTGGTCCTCGGCAGCCTTACCAGCGGAACCACCATGGCGATCATGTCAGGCAGCACAACGGCTTTCGCATACACGATTCCGCAGTCCTACGCAACTATGATTCTTTCATCTCCCAAGATCGTAACCGGAACCAGTTACACGATCTATACGGGCGGAACCGCTTCAGGTGACGATCAATTCAACGGACTCTATCTTGGCACGTTGGGTTACAGCGGAGGAACGGCCGGCAGCACCTTTACGGCAACGTCGGGAATCACAAAGCTCGGGGGCGTTTATTTTTAA
- a CDS encoding SDR family NAD(P)-dependent oxidoreductase: MDIQGAVVLITGASSGIGKTAALAFDRAGAKVAMAARRKESLEANAALMKNALVLPTDMADEQQAIAMVEKTVKHFGRIDVLINNAAAIIVSRADEVKSDDLLRSFRTNVVGPIAATNRAVQYMRKQGYGHIINVGSPGFMIGVPLYTPYVCSKAALCGWTRTIQAEWAGTEIRVSEYFPGYIKTNSPAESGYGPVEQDTIIDPDQNFITRFFTRPKTPDDVALQLIGLVRKPKTLVYSSVLTSFGSWVANIPGKRLSIARNMAQAARKRLGLRTFRD, encoded by the coding sequence ATGGACATACAAGGAGCGGTGGTACTCATCACCGGTGCATCAAGCGGCATTGGTAAAACAGCGGCCCTGGCCTTTGACCGTGCGGGCGCGAAGGTGGCCATGGCGGCGCGCCGGAAGGAAAGCCTCGAGGCGAACGCGGCCCTGATGAAAAACGCCCTGGTGCTTCCCACTGACATGGCAGATGAACAGCAGGCAATAGCCATGGTGGAAAAGACCGTCAAACACTTCGGCAGGATCGACGTCCTCATCAACAACGCCGCCGCCATCATCGTGTCCCGCGCCGACGAGGTGAAGTCCGATGACCTCCTCCGCTCCTTCAGGACGAACGTGGTCGGCCCCATCGCAGCCACGAACCGCGCCGTGCAGTACATGAGGAAACAGGGCTATGGCCATATCATCAACGTGGGGTCCCCGGGCTTCATGATAGGCGTTCCCCTGTACACGCCCTATGTCTGCTCCAAGGCTGCCCTGTGCGGGTGGACCCGCACCATACAGGCCGAGTGGGCCGGCACGGAAATCAGGGTCAGCGAATATTTCCCCGGCTATATCAAGACCAACTCGCCGGCTGAATCGGGCTACGGCCCCGTGGAGCAGGACACCATCATCGATCCGGACCAGAACTTCATCACGAGGTTCTTCACCAGGCCGAAAACCCCCGACGACGTGGCACTTCAGCTCATCGGCCTGGTGCGGAAGCCTAAGACCCTGGTCTACTCCAGCGTCCTCACCAGCTTCGGCTCCTGGGTGGCCAACATCCCCGGTAAGCGCCTCTCCATCGCGCGTAACATGGCCCAGGCCGCGCGGAAGAGGCTCGGCCTGAGAACGTTCCGGGATTAG
- a CDS encoding DsrE family protein, with the protein MSAEKKITYIVTYGEDNPEKATIPFILANGAMAMDVTPVIVLQSNAVMLAVKGFAEKVHFKEGVSLKQLIENYTGAGYQILLCSPCVEKRKLTEKDFIEGAIVVGAARVTEEVLSSVNVLTY; encoded by the coding sequence ATGAGTGCAGAAAAGAAAATCACCTACATCGTCACCTATGGAGAGGACAATCCGGAGAAGGCCACGATACCATTCATACTCGCCAACGGCGCCATGGCCATGGATGTGACGCCGGTCATCGTGCTGCAGAGCAATGCGGTCATGCTGGCGGTCAAGGGCTTCGCCGAAAAGGTCCATTTTAAAGAGGGCGTATCCCTGAAGCAGCTCATCGAGAACTATACTGGCGCCGGGTATCAAATCCTTCTGTGCAGTCCCTGCGTGGAAAAGAGAAAGCTCACGGAGAAGGATTTTATTGAAGGAGCCATTGTGGTCGGCGCCGCCCGCGTGACCGAGGAGGTCCTCTCCAGCGTCAACGTGCTCACCTACTGA
- a CDS encoding cyclic nucleotide-binding domain-containing protein codes for MTIILLLLAILPIPVIYVFYYRYFLVKPSVLFHLEYFLYGAILALLMVLASPYIVKYLSFESELASGFLSAALAEKAGAFVFILVLTYRTPPMLMVLNMVISAMLLGLGFATVENIVYALAIREPVVVVRLFSSVPLHVLTCGIMGYGLALMRFSGSWGNRLRHAAGAFMVPFLFHGMFDAMLLKGGAGIYLIAPLLVMLIMGVEYILAKSQTLPLLDGLRKHRISIEEWETVQREPRFERWILRSMGSKNREYVPFFQLNLGQLRGVVIIAMAAAAAVCLLEWRTLMELLRHRLAPEETIALFTVLPALYSLNLLTVGVVNPKYFQNSLIKIPIIIDVDLAVGKEIIKTITYHVTGCNCFLKTVDPLAVGTRCTLTFTCSSFSSPPVEGIAIWDTRDDEKHLSETLVRLTARPLGYRFFLVQYYLYRVTRGIFFILRLPGFKSIRQLFVRPVSVMQKEWRFSKGHVLFEQGEEGKVFYLIRKGKVDIIKTLETGEKVRMVTLSEGDIFGEMAIVGNQPRLATAVCRTECLLAVAEADNLDVLIENNPAFTQRLIKIFANRLHASEQTLLKSMADADGNLKKKEEKLYRICSMLVLALSMQRKAVGEPAEIDVKEIASILAMDEEKVRNIMNRILMVDEITGLEGVIASLLDNI; via the coding sequence ATGACGATAATCCTTCTCCTCCTGGCCATCCTCCCCATCCCGGTCATCTATGTATTCTATTACCGGTATTTCCTGGTCAAGCCCAGCGTCCTTTTCCATCTGGAGTATTTCCTGTACGGGGCCATCCTCGCACTCCTCATGGTGCTTGCGAGCCCCTATATAGTAAAATACCTCTCCTTCGAAAGTGAGCTTGCCAGCGGCTTTCTCAGCGCGGCCCTTGCGGAGAAGGCCGGGGCGTTTGTCTTCATACTGGTCCTTACGTACCGGACGCCGCCGATGCTTATGGTCCTGAACATGGTGATCTCAGCCATGCTCCTGGGTCTCGGCTTCGCCACGGTGGAAAATATCGTGTACGCCCTCGCCATCAGGGAGCCGGTGGTCGTGGTGCGGCTCTTCAGCTCGGTGCCTCTCCATGTCCTCACCTGCGGCATCATGGGATACGGTCTGGCCCTCATGCGCTTCAGCGGCTCATGGGGCAACAGGCTCCGCCACGCAGCCGGTGCGTTCATGGTGCCGTTCCTGTTCCATGGGATGTTCGACGCCATGCTCTTGAAGGGCGGTGCCGGCATTTACCTGATAGCCCCTCTCCTGGTCATGCTCATCATGGGAGTTGAATACATCCTGGCAAAATCGCAGACCCTGCCCCTCCTGGACGGGTTGAGGAAGCACCGGATATCCATCGAGGAATGGGAGACGGTGCAGCGGGAGCCGCGGTTTGAACGGTGGATACTCCGCTCCATGGGATCGAAGAACCGCGAATATGTTCCTTTCTTTCAGCTCAACCTGGGACAGTTGCGCGGCGTGGTCATCATTGCCATGGCCGCCGCTGCCGCGGTCTGCCTCCTTGAATGGCGCACGCTGATGGAGCTGCTGCGACACCGGCTGGCGCCGGAGGAAACCATCGCCCTCTTCACGGTGCTGCCGGCCCTGTATTCCCTGAACCTCCTCACCGTCGGCGTGGTCAACCCGAAATATTTTCAGAACAGCCTCATAAAGATACCCATCATCATTGACGTCGACCTGGCCGTTGGAAAGGAGATCATCAAGACCATAACATACCATGTGACCGGGTGCAACTGTTTCCTCAAAACCGTCGACCCCCTCGCCGTGGGAACGCGGTGCACCCTTACCTTTACCTGCTCATCCTTTAGTTCACCGCCGGTGGAGGGAATCGCCATCTGGGACACCCGCGACGACGAGAAGCATCTTTCCGAAACGCTGGTAAGATTGACCGCGCGGCCCCTGGGATACCGCTTCTTCCTGGTGCAATACTATCTCTACCGCGTCACCAGGGGGATCTTTTTTATCCTGCGCCTCCCAGGCTTTAAAAGCATTCGCCAGCTCTTTGTCAGGCCCGTGTCGGTCATGCAGAAGGAGTGGAGATTCAGCAAGGGTCACGTGCTGTTTGAGCAGGGCGAGGAAGGTAAGGTGTTTTACCTCATCCGTAAAGGTAAGGTGGACATTATCAAGACCCTCGAAACCGGGGAGAAGGTGCGGATGGTGACGCTGTCGGAGGGCGATATCTTCGGGGAAATGGCCATCGTGGGGAACCAGCCGCGCCTCGCCACGGCCGTATGCCGCACGGAATGCCTCCTGGCCGTGGCGGAGGCGGACAACCTGGACGTGCTGATCGAAAACAACCCGGCCTTTACCCAGCGCCTTATAAAGATTTTCGCCAACCGCCTCCACGCGTCGGAGCAGACACTGCTGAAAAGCATGGCGGACGCCGACGGGAACTTGAAGAAAAAGGAGGAAAAGCTTTATAGGATATGCAGTATGCTGGTTCTAGCTTTATCAATGCAGCGGAAGGCTGTAGGTGAACCTGCAGAGATAGATGTCAAAGAGATAGCATCAATTCTCGCTATGGATGAAGAAAAGGTTCGGAATATCATGAATAGAATACTCATGGTGGATGAGATAACCGGCCTTGAAGGGGTAATAGCGTCACTCCTCGATAATATCTAA
- a CDS encoding acetyl-CoA C-acetyltransferase gives MKEVVIVSGSRTAIAKFGGALKSIPVVDLGALVIKEVLKKAGLRPVVSDLMKEVAPDKLKDQGVIDLEKKAGAWDSSLAPIAIDEVIMGNVLQAAQGQNTGRQAMIRAGIPKETPGFTINKICGSGLKAIAEGAQAIMSGQADVIIAGGQENMSLAPMALKDARWGYRMAISGVGEVHDLMVFDGLYEIFYGYHMGLTAENIAKLYGISRKEQDELGVLSHSRARKAMKEGLFKDEIVPVVMKGKKGDEIFAEDERPMDTTYEKMAEMKPAFVKDGTVTAGNASGINDAAAAVLMMSADKAKELGLKPIVRIKGFAGGGLDPAYMGLGPVPAVRKVLKQTKMTIKDLDMIELNEAFASQAIGCFRELGLDSDKPNQLGSGISLGHPIGCTGARMMVTAMHHMKRNSLGTCLLTMCIGGGMGFAMIVEKV, from the coding sequence ATGAAAGAAGTAGTAATCGTCAGCGGGTCACGGACCGCCATCGCCAAATTCGGCGGGGCCTTGAAATCTATCCCCGTGGTGGATCTCGGTGCGCTGGTAATAAAAGAAGTTCTGAAAAAAGCGGGACTTCGTCCTGTTGTAAGCGATTTGATGAAGGAAGTTGCTCCGGACAAGCTCAAGGACCAGGGCGTGATCGACCTGGAGAAAAAAGCGGGCGCCTGGGACAGCTCCCTTGCGCCGATAGCGATCGATGAAGTCATCATGGGCAACGTGCTCCAGGCGGCCCAGGGACAGAACACCGGCCGTCAGGCCATGATACGGGCCGGCATACCAAAGGAGACGCCCGGCTTCACCATCAACAAGATCTGCGGATCCGGCCTCAAGGCGATCGCCGAAGGCGCCCAGGCCATCATGTCGGGTCAGGCGGACGTGATCATCGCCGGCGGCCAGGAGAACATGAGCCTCGCCCCCATGGCGCTGAAGGACGCGCGCTGGGGATACCGCATGGCTATATCCGGCGTCGGAGAAGTGCATGACCTGATGGTCTTCGACGGACTTTATGAAATCTTCTACGGTTACCACATGGGTCTCACCGCTGAAAACATCGCCAAGCTCTACGGCATCAGCCGCAAGGAGCAGGACGAGCTGGGCGTCCTCTCCCATTCCCGGGCCCGCAAGGCCATGAAGGAAGGCCTTTTCAAGGATGAGATCGTCCCCGTCGTCATGAAAGGAAAAAAGGGCGACGAAATTTTCGCCGAAGACGAGCGTCCCATGGACACCACCTATGAAAAGATGGCCGAGATGAAACCGGCCTTTGTCAAGGACGGCACCGTCACCGCGGGCAACGCCTCGGGCATCAACGACGCCGCGGCCGCGGTCCTCATGATGAGCGCTGACAAAGCGAAAGAATTGGGACTGAAGCCGATCGTCAGGATCAAGGGGTTCGCCGGCGGCGGCCTTGACCCGGCATACATGGGCCTTGGCCCAGTTCCGGCGGTCAGGAAGGTCCTGAAGCAGACCAAGATGACCATCAAGGACCTGGACATGATCGAGCTTAACGAGGCCTTCGCCTCCCAGGCCATCGGCTGCTTCCGTGAGCTCGGCCTTGATAGCGACAAGCCGAACCAGCTGGGAAGCGGCATATCCCTGGGCCACCCCATCGGATGCACCGGCGCCCGGATGATGGTGACGGCCATGCATCACATGAAGCGCAACAGCCTGGGCACCTGCCTCCTTACCATGTGTATCGGCGGTGGCATGGGATTCGCGATGATAGTTGAAAAAGTATAA